One genomic region from Pongo abelii isolate AG06213 chromosome 4, NHGRI_mPonAbe1-v2.0_pri, whole genome shotgun sequence encodes:
- the RIMOC1 gene encoding RAB7A-interacting MON1-CCZ1 complex subunit 1 encodes MAAAVSSVVRRVEELGDLAQAHIQQLSEAAGEDDHFLIRASAALEKLKLLCGEEKECSNPSNLLELYTQAILDMTYFEENKLVDEDFPEDSSSQKVKELISFLSEPEILVKENNMHPKHCNLLGDELLECLSWRRGALLYMYCHSLTKRREWLLRKSSLLKKYLLDGISYLLQMLNYRCPIQLNEGVSFQDLDTAKLLSAGIFSDIHLLAMMYSGEMCYWGSKYCADQQPENHEVDTSVSGAGCTTYKEPLDFREVGEKILKKYVSVCEGPLKEQEWNTTNAKQILNFFHHRCN; translated from the exons ATGGCGGCCGCAGTCTCCAGTGTGGTGAGAAGAGTGGAAGAGCTCGGGGATCTGGCTCAGGCCCACATACAGCAACTTAGCGAAGCTGCCGGTGAAGATG atCACTTTTTAATTCGGGCCTCTGCAGCATTAGAAAAATTGAAACTCCTGtgtggagaagagaaagaatgttCAAATCCATCAAATCTTCTAGAACTTTACACACAG gctatttTGGACATGACATATTTTGAGGAGAACAAGCTAGTAGATGAAGATTTTCCTGAAGACTCTTCTTCACAGAAAGTAAAAGAGCTGATCAGTTTTCTTTCAGAACCAGAAATTTTAGTCAAGGAAAATAATATGCATCCAAAA cACTGCAATTTGCTTGGGGATGAGCTACTGGAATGTCTCTCTTGGAGACGAGGAGCCCTGCTGTATATGTATTGTCATTCTCTTACCAAAAGAAGAGAGTGGCTCTTAAGAAAATCCAGTTTGCTTAAAAAG TACCTTCTTGATGGAATCAGTTACTTGCTACAGATGCTAAATTATCGATGTCCTATCCAGTTAAATGAAGGAGTTTCTTTCCAAGACCTAGACACAGCTAAATTACTGAGTGCAG GAATATTTAGTGACATTCATCTGCTGGCTATGATGTACAGTGGAGAAATGTGTTACTGGGGATCGAAGTATTGTGCTGATCAGCAACCAGAAAATCATGAAGTGGATACTAGTGTTTCTGGAGCAGGCTGCACTACATACAAGGAACCCTTGGATTTCCGAGAAGTAggagaaaaaatcttgaaaaagtatgtatctgtgtgtgaaGGACCCCTGAAAGAACAAGAATGGAATACAACGAatgcaaaacaaattttaaacttCTTTCATCATCGCTGTAACTAG